From Domibacillus sp. DTU_2020_1001157_1_SI_ALB_TIR_016, a single genomic window includes:
- the ileS gene encoding isoleucine--tRNA ligase translates to MNYKDTLLMPKTDFPMRGNLPKREPAMQSTWNEENIYQQVLDRTKDRPMFVLHDGPPYANGDIHIGHALNKILKDFIVRFKSMSGFYAPYIPGWDTHGLPIEQALTNSGVNRKEMTVAEFRQLCEEYAYKQVDSQREQFKRLGVRGDWENPYITLKPDYEAAQIKVFGEMAKKGFIYKGLKPVYWSPSSESALAEAEIEYQDKKSASIYVSFEVKKGNGVLEEGTKIIIWTTTPWTIPANLGISVHPELNYAVVSAAGEKFVVAEALLEEVASKIGWESYTTDKLVKGEQLDRIIAAHPLYGRDSLVMLGEHVTTDSGTGAVHTAPGHGEDDFIIGKKYGLDVLCPVNDRGVMTEEAPGFEGLFYDNANKAITEKLTEAGALLKMEFITHSYPHDWRTKKPVIFRATAQWFASIDKFRPELLQAVKETKWVPAWGETRLFNMIRDRGDWCISRQRAWGVPIPVFYAENGEAIITDETISHVSDLFREHGSNIWFKRTAKELLPEGFTHPGSPNGEFTKENDIMDVWFDSGSSHEAVLEQRKDAQRPADLYLEGSDQYRGWFNSSLITAVAVTGSAPYKGVLSHGFALDGEGRKMSKSLGNTVVPAKVMEQLGADILRLWVSSVDFQADVRVSDAILKQVAEVYRKIRNTFRFLLGNLDGFKPSEHAVAYENLREVDQFMLVKLNELIKAVRGHYENYEFAAIYHAINNFCTVDLSSFYLDFTKDVLYIEAENHADRRAIQTVLFETLTALAKLVSPILPHTADEVWVEVPEAEEKYVQLTDMPEYKELPDAETLTEKWTAFMAVRDDVLKALEEARNEKVIGKSLTAHVKLFAGAETTALLASIEEDLKQLFIVSGFEIAGTDAEAPEHAVQLETASVVVEKASGETCERCWTVTDEVGKDAEHPTLCPRCASVVKEHYSEVN, encoded by the coding sequence ATGAATTATAAAGATACGTTATTAATGCCGAAAACAGACTTTCCGATGCGCGGCAATCTGCCAAAGCGTGAGCCGGCCATGCAGAGCACATGGAATGAAGAAAACATTTATCAACAGGTATTGGACCGCACAAAGGACCGGCCGATGTTTGTCCTGCACGATGGCCCTCCATATGCAAATGGTGATATTCATATTGGGCATGCGCTGAATAAAATCTTAAAAGACTTTATTGTACGCTTTAAATCGATGAGCGGTTTTTATGCACCGTATATTCCAGGCTGGGATACTCATGGTCTTCCGATTGAGCAGGCGCTAACAAATTCCGGTGTAAATCGGAAAGAGATGACGGTAGCCGAGTTCCGTCAGCTTTGTGAAGAGTATGCCTACAAGCAAGTCGACAGCCAGCGGGAGCAGTTTAAGCGTCTTGGCGTCCGCGGTGACTGGGAAAATCCTTATATTACATTAAAGCCTGACTATGAAGCAGCTCAAATTAAAGTGTTTGGTGAAATGGCGAAAAAAGGGTTTATCTATAAAGGGTTAAAACCTGTTTATTGGTCTCCGTCTTCTGAGTCTGCCCTTGCAGAAGCGGAAATTGAGTACCAGGATAAAAAATCAGCTTCTATTTATGTTTCTTTTGAAGTGAAAAAAGGAAACGGTGTGCTTGAAGAAGGCACAAAAATTATCATTTGGACCACGACTCCATGGACGATTCCGGCAAACCTTGGTATCTCCGTTCATCCGGAACTGAATTATGCCGTTGTCAGTGCAGCGGGTGAGAAGTTTGTTGTGGCTGAAGCACTGCTAGAGGAAGTAGCATCAAAAATCGGCTGGGAATCCTATACGACTGATAAGCTGGTAAAAGGGGAACAGCTTGACCGTATCATCGCCGCACACCCCCTTTACGGACGCGATTCTCTTGTAATGCTTGGTGAGCATGTAACAACAGATTCCGGTACAGGTGCGGTTCATACAGCACCAGGACACGGGGAAGATGACTTTATCATTGGGAAGAAATATGGCCTTGATGTTCTTTGCCCGGTAAACGACCGCGGTGTGATGACAGAGGAAGCTCCTGGATTTGAAGGGCTGTTTTATGACAATGCCAACAAGGCGATTACCGAAAAATTGACAGAAGCCGGCGCGCTGTTGAAAATGGAGTTTATTACCCACTCGTATCCGCATGACTGGCGGACGAAAAAGCCGGTTATTTTCCGCGCGACAGCTCAATGGTTTGCGTCGATCGACAAGTTCCGCCCGGAATTGCTCCAAGCTGTAAAAGAAACGAAATGGGTGCCGGCATGGGGCGAAACACGCTTATTTAATATGATCCGAGACCGTGGTGACTGGTGTATTTCCCGCCAGCGGGCATGGGGAGTGCCAATCCCGGTATTTTATGCGGAAAACGGTGAAGCGATTATTACTGATGAAACGATTTCGCATGTTTCGGATTTATTCCGCGAGCACGGATCAAATATTTGGTTTAAGCGGACAGCGAAGGAGCTGCTTCCGGAAGGATTTACGCATCCTGGCAGCCCGAACGGTGAATTTACGAAAGAAAACGATATTATGGATGTTTGGTTTGATTCCGGCTCTTCACATGAAGCTGTTTTAGAGCAGCGCAAGGATGCCCAGCGTCCGGCTGATCTTTACCTGGAAGGTTCTGACCAATATCGCGGCTGGTTTAACTCTTCTTTGATCACAGCAGTAGCTGTAACGGGAAGTGCTCCATACAAAGGCGTGCTAAGCCACGGATTTGCACTTGACGGTGAAGGCCGCAAGATGAGTAAGTCACTTGGCAACACGGTTGTTCCAGCCAAAGTAATGGAGCAGCTTGGTGCTGATATTCTGCGTCTTTGGGTATCATCGGTTGATTTCCAAGCGGATGTGCGTGTATCAGATGCGATTTTAAAACAAGTGGCCGAAGTTTACCGCAAAATCCGTAACACGTTCCGCTTCCTTTTAGGAAACCTGGATGGCTTTAAGCCGAGTGAGCATGCGGTAGCATATGAAAACCTGCGTGAAGTTGACCAGTTTATGCTGGTGAAATTAAATGAATTAATCAAGGCGGTACGCGGCCATTACGAAAACTATGAATTTGCGGCTATTTACCATGCAATCAACAATTTCTGTACAGTTGATTTAAGCTCCTTCTACCTTGACTTTACGAAAGATGTTTTATATATCGAAGCGGAGAATCATGCAGACCGCCGTGCTATTCAAACGGTTCTCTTTGAAACGTTAACAGCACTTGCAAAATTGGTATCCCCAATTCTTCCGCATACAGCGGATGAAGTATGGGTGGAAGTGCCGGAAGCTGAAGAGAAATACGTACAGCTGACAGATATGCCGGAGTACAAAGAGCTTCCGGATGCTGAGACGTTAACGGAAAAATGGACAGCGTTTATGGCGGTTCGTGACGATGTGCTCAAAGCGCTTGAAGAAGCCCGCAACGAAAAAGTCATTGGGAAATCATTGACAGCCCATGTGAAGTTATTTGCAGGAGCGGAAACAACAGCATTGCTTGCGTCTATCGAAGAAGACTTGAAACAGCTGTTTATCGTTTCCGGATTTGAAATTGCCGGGACAGACGCTGAAGCACCTGAACATGCGGTTCAGCTTGAAACAGCTTCTGTAGTGGTAGAAAAAGCGTCTGGTGAAACATGCGAACGCTGCTGGACTGTAACAGACGAAGTAGGAAAGGATGCTGAGCATCCGACGCTTTGCCCGCGCTGTGCGTCTGTTGTAAAAGAGCATTATTCAGAAGTGAACTAA
- a CDS encoding carbamoyl phosphate synthase small subunit, which produces MKKQLILEDGTVFAGEGFGSEKDVTGEVVFTTGMTGYQETLSDPSYCGQIVTFTYPLIGNYGINRDDFETIQPAVKALVVKEAADFPSNFRTEFSIDEYLKMKDIPAISGIDTRKLTRIIRQHGALKGAIVSADVNPEDVIPRLQATVLSNDQVAQVSTKSAYPSPGRGFRVVVIDFGMKHGILRELNNRNCDVTVVPHDTTAKEIMQFKPDGIMLTNGPGNPKDVPHAIETIRELIGQVPIFGICLGHQLFALASGADTFKLKFGHRGSNHPVKDLETGRTAITSQNHGFAVSEESIANTDLKVTHVALNDGTVEGLAHKKYPAFTVQYHPEASPGPEDDNILFDRFVDLMKTNAAKETQHA; this is translated from the coding sequence ATGAAAAAACAGCTTATTTTAGAAGATGGTACAGTATTTGCTGGTGAAGGATTCGGCAGTGAAAAAGACGTAACGGGCGAAGTGGTTTTTACAACAGGGATGACAGGTTACCAAGAAACCTTGTCTGACCCATCTTACTGCGGACAAATTGTCACATTCACTTATCCGCTTATTGGCAACTATGGTATTAACCGTGACGACTTTGAAACAATTCAGCCGGCTGTAAAAGCACTCGTTGTGAAGGAAGCAGCAGATTTTCCTTCAAACTTCAGAACTGAATTTTCAATCGATGAATATTTAAAAATGAAAGATATTCCGGCTATTTCCGGTATTGATACACGCAAATTAACGCGAATTATCCGCCAGCACGGTGCCCTTAAAGGAGCGATTGTTTCTGCGGATGTAAATCCTGAGGATGTGATTCCACGCCTTCAGGCAACAGTACTGTCAAACGATCAGGTTGCACAAGTTTCTACAAAGTCCGCTTATCCAAGTCCGGGACGCGGTTTCCGGGTTGTCGTAATCGACTTTGGTATGAAGCATGGGATTTTGCGTGAATTAAACAATCGTAACTGCGACGTAACGGTCGTACCGCATGATACAACAGCAAAAGAAATTATGCAGTTTAAACCAGACGGTATCATGCTGACAAACGGACCGGGCAACCCGAAAGATGTGCCGCATGCTATCGAAACGATTCGTGAGCTTATCGGTCAGGTGCCGATTTTCGGTATCTGCCTTGGCCACCAGCTGTTTGCTCTTGCTTCCGGTGCGGATACATTCAAGCTGAAATTCGGTCACCGCGGTTCGAATCATCCAGTTAAGGATCTTGAAACAGGACGTACAGCGATCACTTCTCAAAACCACGGGTTTGCTGTAAGCGAAGAATCAATTGCGAATACGGATTTGAAAGTAACACATGTTGCACTTAATGATGGAACAGTTGAAGGGCTGGCTCATAAGAAGTACCCTGCTTTCACTGTGCAATATCACCCAGAAGCTTCACCAGGACCAGAAGATGACAATATTTTATTTGACCGCTTTGTTGACTTAATGAAAACAAACGCTGCAAAGGAGACACAACATGCCTAA
- a CDS encoding dihydroorotase → MNWLIKNGQVLTENGELTGADVRIQDGKITEIGAGLAENDEETIDAGGKLIAPGLIDLHVHLREPGGEHKETIETGTKAAAKGGFTTIAAMPNTRPVPDTEANLQKVNTLIEENAQIRVLPYASITIRQAGKELVDFKVLKENQAFAFTDDGVGIQEAGMMHAAMKQAAALDMAVVAHCEDNSLIYGGAVHDGEYAKREGVPGIPSICEAVQIARDVLLAENTGCHYHVCHVSTKESVRTIRDAKRAGIRVTGEVSPHHLVLTDMDIPGQDPNFKMNPPLRGAEDRKALIEGLLDGTLDFIATDHAPHTAEEKAAGILKAPFGITGFETAFPLLYTELVKKGVITLKQLVDWMTVKPAEVFNLPYGRLKEGVNADLTIIDLDSEKEVDPKTFLSKGKNTPFAGRVLSGWPAATFFEGNLVWQEGTINE, encoded by the coding sequence ATGAACTGGTTAATTAAAAATGGACAAGTCTTAACAGAAAACGGTGAATTAACCGGAGCAGATGTCCGCATTCAAGATGGGAAAATTACTGAAATCGGCGCTGGCCTCGCAGAAAACGACGAAGAAACAATCGATGCGGGCGGCAAGCTCATTGCACCCGGCCTGATTGATTTGCACGTGCATCTGCGTGAGCCAGGCGGCGAGCACAAAGAAACAATTGAAACTGGAACGAAAGCAGCCGCTAAAGGCGGATTTACAACGATCGCGGCTATGCCAAATACCCGGCCGGTACCAGATACAGAAGCAAATCTTCAAAAAGTGAATACACTTATTGAGGAAAATGCACAAATTCGTGTGTTGCCGTATGCATCTATTACAATCCGCCAAGCGGGCAAAGAGCTTGTTGACTTTAAAGTACTCAAAGAAAACCAGGCATTTGCTTTTACAGATGACGGAGTCGGCATTCAAGAGGCAGGCATGATGCATGCTGCAATGAAGCAGGCAGCTGCTCTTGATATGGCAGTTGTAGCACATTGTGAGGACAACAGCTTAATTTACGGGGGCGCTGTTCACGACGGTGAATATGCTAAACGTGAAGGCGTGCCGGGCATTCCATCCATTTGCGAAGCCGTTCAAATTGCAAGGGATGTGTTGCTAGCAGAAAACACGGGCTGTCACTACCATGTCTGCCACGTCAGCACAAAAGAATCGGTACGTACGATTCGTGATGCAAAAAGAGCGGGCATTCGAGTAACTGGCGAAGTATCACCGCATCATCTCGTACTCACGGATATGGATATCCCCGGACAGGATCCGAACTTTAAAATGAACCCGCCGCTTCGCGGAGCGGAAGATAGAAAGGCTCTTATTGAAGGGCTGCTTGACGGAACGCTTGATTTTATCGCAACAGACCATGCACCGCATACAGCAGAAGAAAAAGCAGCAGGCATTCTCAAAGCACCATTCGGCATTACAGGATTCGAAACAGCTTTTCCGCTTCTGTACACCGAGCTAGTGAAAAAAGGTGTGATTACATTGAAGCAGCTTGTAGACTGGATGACGGTGAAACCGGCTGAAGTCTTTAATCTGCCGTATGGCCGCCTCAAAGAAGGTGTCAACGCTGATCTTACCATTATTGATCTTGATAGCGAAAAAGAAGTAGATCCAAAGACGTTTTTATCAAAAGGTAAAAACACACCATTTGCAGGCCGCGTACTTTCAGGGTGGCCGGCCGCAACGTTTTTTGAAGGAAATCTTGTATGGCAGGAAGGAACGATCAACGAATGA
- a CDS encoding RluA family pseudouridine synthase, producing the protein MKTLQFTVSEEENGSRIDKLAAAQEEQYSRSQVQEWLKEGRVLVNGQPVKANYKAAAGDEVTIDIPEPEELNIEAEDLKLDIYYEDEDVIVVNKPRGMVVHPAPGHTTGTLVNGLMYHCKDLSGINGVMRPGIVHRIDKDTSGLLMVAKNDMAHEKLVNQLVEKSVTRKYQAIVHGIISHDYGTIDAPIGRDTKDRQKMGIVDHGKVAVTHFQVLERFRDFTLVECELETGRTHQIRVHMKYIGFPLAGDPKYGPRKTLDIDGQALHAGVLGFVHPRTNEYMEFEAPAPKEFTDLVDDLRKKI; encoded by the coding sequence ATGAAAACATTACAGTTTACAGTAAGTGAAGAAGAAAACGGGAGCCGGATTGATAAACTCGCCGCAGCCCAGGAAGAGCAATATTCCCGTTCCCAGGTGCAAGAATGGCTGAAGGAAGGACGTGTTCTAGTCAATGGTCAGCCGGTCAAAGCGAACTACAAAGCGGCAGCAGGAGACGAAGTGACCATTGACATTCCAGAACCTGAAGAACTGAATATTGAAGCGGAAGATCTGAAGCTGGACATTTATTATGAAGATGAAGACGTCATCGTGGTCAATAAGCCGCGCGGCATGGTTGTGCATCCGGCTCCCGGGCATACGACGGGAACGCTTGTGAATGGTTTAATGTACCATTGCAAAGACTTATCCGGTATTAACGGTGTGATGCGTCCGGGTATTGTCCACCGGATTGACAAAGATACATCTGGTCTTCTCATGGTCGCTAAAAATGATATGGCACATGAAAAATTAGTGAATCAGCTTGTCGAAAAGTCTGTGACGCGTAAGTATCAGGCGATTGTACATGGTATTATTTCTCATGATTATGGCACTATCGATGCCCCGATTGGCCGGGATACGAAAGACCGGCAAAAAATGGGCATTGTAGATCATGGTAAAGTAGCCGTGACGCATTTTCAAGTGCTTGAGCGTTTTCGGGACTTTACGCTGGTGGAATGTGAACTTGAAACAGGGCGTACCCACCAAATCCGTGTTCATATGAAGTATATCGGTTTCCCGCTTGCCGGAGATCCAAAATACGGACCGCGGAAAACACTCGACATTGATGGCCAGGCACTTCATGCAGGCGTATTGGGATTTGTTCACCCGCGTACGAATGAATATATGGAGTTTGAAGCACCGGCACCTAAAGAGTTTACAGATTTAGTTGATGACTTACGGAAAAAGATTTGA
- a CDS encoding cell division protein SepF: MGVKSKFKSFFLLDEEDYDMVEEEVYEEEPPPAAAPRKKNVVSLKSAQKPSKVVMAEPRVYAEAQEIADHLKAKKAVVVNLQRIQTDQARRIVDFLSGTVYAIGGEIQQIGEKIFFCAPENVEISGNITQFGQQDQEKTGWQ, from the coding sequence ATGGGCGTGAAGTCGAAGTTTAAGTCATTTTTCCTGCTGGATGAAGAAGATTACGATATGGTGGAAGAAGAAGTGTATGAAGAAGAGCCGCCTCCAGCGGCAGCGCCTCGCAAAAAAAATGTTGTGAGTTTAAAAAGTGCGCAAAAGCCATCAAAAGTCGTTATGGCAGAACCACGTGTATATGCAGAAGCACAAGAGATTGCCGATCATCTAAAAGCAAAAAAAGCAGTTGTTGTAAACCTGCAGCGCATTCAAACAGATCAGGCGCGCAGAATTGTTGATTTTCTAAGCGGAACGGTATACGCTATCGGCGGCGAAATTCAGCAAATTGGGGAAAAAATCTTTTTCTGTGCGCCGGAAAACGTGGAGATTTCAGGAAATATTACACAGTTTGGGCAGCAGGATCAAGAAAAAACGGGGTGGCAATAG
- the lspA gene encoding signal peptidase II → MYYYVLSLLIILLDQWTKWLIVKSMEIGESVPVIDNLFHITSHRNRGAAWGMLEGQFWLFYLITAIVVVGIIYFMQKEAKGKPLMKISLAVLLGGALGNFIDRLFRGEVVDFVQTFIFGYRFPIFNIADAALTIGVILLFAAMLIEDRKGKKA, encoded by the coding sequence ATGTATTACTACGTATTGTCGCTGCTCATCATTCTCCTTGACCAATGGACAAAGTGGCTGATTGTGAAATCAATGGAGATAGGGGAAAGTGTGCCTGTTATTGACAACCTGTTTCATATTACTTCACACCGAAACAGGGGAGCAGCATGGGGAATGCTCGAAGGCCAATTTTGGCTGTTTTATCTAATTACAGCTATTGTAGTAGTCGGCATCATTTACTTTATGCAAAAAGAAGCAAAAGGAAAACCGTTAATGAAAATCTCCCTAGCTGTTTTGCTTGGAGGAGCATTGGGCAATTTTATTGACCGGCTGTTCCGTGGGGAAGTGGTTGATTTTGTACAGACGTTTATTTTCGGCTACCGGTTTCCCATTTTTAATATTGCCGATGCGGCGTTAACGATCGGTGTTATTTTGCTGTTTGCTGCCATGCTAATAGAAGATCGAAAAGGAAAGAAGGCATAA
- a CDS encoding DivIVA domain-containing protein encodes MPLTPLDIHKKEFGRSFRGYDEDEVNDFLNQIIKDYELIIREKKELEAQLAGQTERLSYFANIEETLNKSIVIAQETAEDVKRNALKESKLLIREAEKNADRIVEESLSKARRIAVEIEELKKQSKVFRTRFKMLMEAQLDLLNNDDWDTLLEFEVDTEEVERFSDEER; translated from the coding sequence ATGCCCTTAACGCCGTTGGACATACATAAAAAAGAATTTGGCCGTTCATTTCGTGGGTATGATGAAGATGAAGTGAACGATTTTCTAAATCAAATTATTAAAGATTACGAGTTGATTATTCGCGAGAAAAAAGAATTAGAAGCGCAGCTGGCCGGCCAAACGGAACGGCTTAGTTATTTTGCCAATATTGAAGAAACATTAAATAAATCCATCGTTATTGCGCAGGAAACGGCAGAGGATGTAAAACGAAATGCTTTAAAAGAGTCTAAGCTTTTGATTCGTGAAGCAGAAAAAAATGCTGACCGCATTGTCGAGGAGTCTTTATCAAAAGCCCGTCGCATCGCTGTTGAAATTGAAGAACTAAAAAAGCAGTCTAAAGTATTCCGTACGCGCTTTAAAATGCTGATGGAAGCTCAGTTAGATTTGTTAAACAATGATGACTGGGATACACTTCTTGAATTTGAAGTAGATACGGAAGAAGTTGAGCGCTTCAGCGACGAAGAGAGATAA
- a CDS encoding YggT family protein codes for MDVVLYYLIRAIDLYSWALIIYILMSWFPDARNTSIGRFLTRICEPYLDPFRRIIPPLGMIDISPIVAFITLNLATRGLQQLMIWV; via the coding sequence ATGGATGTTGTACTTTATTATTTGATCCGGGCAATTGATCTATATTCCTGGGCACTCATTATTTATATTTTAATGTCTTGGTTTCCCGATGCACGTAATACATCAATCGGGCGCTTTTTAACAAGAATTTGTGAACCGTACCTGGACCCATTCCGCCGTATTATTCCGCCGCTTGGCATGATTGATATCTCGCCAATCGTTGCTTTTATTACGCTGAACCTAGCAACGCGCGGACTTCAGCAGCTGATGATCTGGGTATAA
- a CDS encoding aspartate carbamoyltransferase catalytic subunit, translated as MRNLVSIRDLHKDEILLILMQAQKFAEGEVWTPHEKQYVANLFFEASTRTKTSFEMAERKLGLDVIPFDVGSSSVLKGETLYDTVRTLEAIGVNAVVVRHEADAYYDELVGHIDIPVINAGDGCGQHPTQCLLDLLTIQQEFGTFEGLKIGIVGDIRHSRVARSNAEALRRLGADVKFSGPPEWFEEDFLQSGGFVEIDELVEQVDALMLLRIQHERHQVASSMTKEEYHIRYGLTEERESRMKPGSIIMHPAPVNRDAEIADSLVECERSRIFKQMENGVYVRMAVLKEVLEGRLANELVN; from the coding sequence CTGAGAAATTTAGTTTCAATTAGGGATTTGCATAAAGATGAAATTTTGTTAATATTAATGCAGGCGCAGAAATTTGCGGAAGGCGAAGTTTGGACACCGCATGAAAAACAATATGTCGCGAATTTGTTTTTTGAAGCAAGCACGCGGACAAAAACAAGCTTTGAAATGGCAGAGAGAAAACTCGGCTTGGATGTGATCCCGTTTGATGTTGGGAGTTCAAGTGTTTTAAAAGGAGAAACATTGTACGACACAGTTCGCACACTCGAAGCCATTGGTGTTAACGCAGTGGTGGTCCGTCACGAAGCAGATGCTTACTACGACGAACTCGTTGGCCATATCGATATTCCGGTCATTAATGCAGGAGACGGATGCGGCCAGCATCCAACCCAATGCCTGCTTGACCTTCTAACCATTCAGCAGGAGTTTGGCACGTTCGAAGGCTTGAAAATCGGCATTGTCGGCGATATCCGGCACAGCCGGGTAGCCCGCTCCAACGCAGAGGCACTGAGACGCCTTGGTGCAGACGTGAAATTTTCAGGTCCTCCTGAATGGTTTGAAGAGGATTTCCTCCAGTCAGGAGGGTTTGTTGAAATCGACGAATTAGTTGAGCAGGTGGACGCTTTAATGCTGCTGCGTATCCAGCACGAACGGCATCAGGTCGCTTCGTCGATGACAAAAGAAGAGTATCATATCCGTTACGGTTTAACAGAGGAACGGGAGAGCCGGATGAAGCCGGGAAGCATTATTATGCACCCTGCTCCGGTAAATCGGGATGCAGAAATTGCCGACAGCTTAGTTGAATGCGAACGGTCCCGCATCTTTAAACAAATGGAAAACGGTGTATATGTCCGCATGGCGGTCTTAAAAGAAGTGCTTGAGGGGAGATTGGCAAATGAACTGGTTAATTAA
- a CDS encoding RNA-binding protein has product MSDIYQHFRSEERDFIDKTVKWKQQVADMYAPKLTGFLDPRQRQILRSVVGSGEEVLVSFFGGYPNAERKRALIHPSYFEPKETDFDVSLFDIEYPHKFASISHPHILGSMMGLGLKREKFGDILNEQERFQMIVAKELVDYLHSHFDHVGKVPVSLKEKPFSEALYTAEEWREQAVTVSSLRLDVIISALPSMSRQKAQQLIKGGAVKVNWRAVDQPSFECATGDMLSIRGTGRVKILSLDGQTKKEKWRMTLGILK; this is encoded by the coding sequence ATGAGTGATATTTACCAGCATTTCAGGTCGGAAGAGCGGGACTTCATTGATAAAACCGTAAAGTGGAAGCAGCAAGTGGCGGATATGTATGCGCCTAAACTAACCGGCTTTTTAGACCCCCGGCAGCGGCAGATTCTTCGGTCAGTTGTCGGATCAGGGGAGGAAGTGCTCGTTTCGTTTTTCGGAGGCTACCCGAATGCAGAGCGAAAAAGAGCGCTTATTCATCCTTCTTATTTCGAACCGAAGGAAACGGATTTTGATGTTAGTCTTTTTGATATTGAATACCCGCATAAATTTGCTTCTATCAGCCACCCCCATATTTTGGGGAGTATGATGGGGCTTGGCTTAAAGCGGGAGAAATTTGGCGATATTTTAAACGAGCAGGAACGCTTTCAGATGATTGTGGCAAAAGAACTTGTCGATTACCTGCACAGCCATTTTGACCATGTTGGCAAAGTACCTGTTTCGTTGAAAGAAAAGCCATTTTCAGAAGCTCTTTACACAGCTGAAGAGTGGCGCGAGCAAGCGGTTACGGTTTCGTCACTGCGCCTTGATGTGATCATCAGCGCGCTGCCGTCGATGTCACGCCAAAAGGCACAGCAGCTTATTAAAGGCGGTGCCGTGAAAGTAAACTGGCGGGCTGTAGACCAGCCTTCCTTTGAATGTGCAACTGGGGATATGCTGTCTATTCGTGGAACAGGGCGTGTGAAAATTTTATCCCTTGATGGACAAACCAAAAAAGAAAAATGGCGAATGACCTTGGGCATTTTGAAATAA
- the pyrR gene encoding bifunctional pyr operon transcriptional regulator/uracil phosphoribosyltransferase PyrR, whose product MEKAVVLDQQAIRRALTRIAHEIIERNKGIENCVLIGIKTRGIYLAQRLAERIFQIEGQRIPVGELDITLYRDDLTVKTKNDDPEVKGSDIPVDLNGKTVILVDDVLYTGRTVRAAMDAIMDIGRPSHIQMAALIDRGHRELPIRADYIGKNIPSAKTERIVVTLEEVDEEDRISIYE is encoded by the coding sequence ATGGAAAAAGCGGTTGTACTTGATCAGCAGGCGATTCGCCGGGCATTAACAAGAATCGCACACGAAATTATTGAAAGAAATAAAGGCATTGAAAATTGTGTGCTTATTGGCATTAAAACACGGGGCATTTACCTGGCACAGCGGCTTGCCGAGCGCATTTTTCAAATTGAAGGACAGCGCATCCCTGTCGGAGAGCTTGATATTACGCTGTATCGGGACGATTTAACAGTAAAAACAAAAAACGATGATCCAGAAGTAAAAGGATCCGACATACCCGTTGATTTAAACGGAAAAACGGTGATTCTTGTAGATGATGTTTTGTATACGGGCCGCACTGTCCGGGCTGCAATGGATGCCATCATGGACATTGGACGCCCTTCCCATATTCAAATGGCGGCACTTATTGACAGAGGGCACCGTGAACTGCCAATCCGGGCTGACTATATCGGGAAAAACATTCCATCAGCGAAAACTGAGCGGATTGTGGTCACACTTGAAGAAGTGGATGAAGAAGATCGTATAAGTATTTATGAATAA